The following proteins come from a genomic window of Rutidosis leptorrhynchoides isolate AG116_Rl617_1_P2 chromosome 10, CSIRO_AGI_Rlap_v1, whole genome shotgun sequence:
- the LOC139871973 gene encoding EIN3-binding F-box protein 2-like: protein MPALVNYRGDDDYHTSRSFGPKDSTRLLSFYEPTCKRQRINESYFIFFEEEKKPSIEVLPDECLYEIFRRLPNGQARSASACVSNRWLTILSTIRNSEIENGSSSDDVEMMSSQENDGFLTRSLEGKKATDNRLAAIAVGTSARGGLGKLSVRGSNKVTKLGFTSIARGCASLKSLSLWNVPLIGDESLIEIAKECHLLEKLDLSHCPLITYKGISAIAENCPNLSSLTIEFCKNIGNESLQAVARGCPRLESITIKDCPSVGDQGVATLLSAPSSGLKKVKLQSLNITDFSLAVIGHYGKSITNLTLIGLQTATQKGFWAMGNAKGLQSLTSLNIVACYGVTDLSLEAIANGCCLLKHMWIKKCCFVSDKGLLSFIKAAESLECMQLEECNRISQHGILGALKSKLKSLTIVKCMGIKDLAQETPVDLTHFGSLRSLTVKDCTGFGNMSLSIVGSLCPQLQNLELSGLYGITDSDLFPLFENCNVGLVKVNLSNCVNLTDKIVVDLARIHGGTLKSLNLEGGRKITDESLVAIADNCAYLSDLDVSKCDITDSGLSSLSEGIQIGFQVLSVSGCSKISNKCTPFLKKLGQTLVGLNIQRCNLISSSAVDSLVENLWRCDILY from the exons ATGCCTGCTTTGGTTAATTACAGGG GAGACGATGATTATCACACCAGTCGATCATTCGGCCCAAAAGATTCGACCCGTTTGCTTTCGTTCTATGAGCCTACTTGCAAACGTCAACGAATCAACGAGTCATATTTCATCTTCTTTGAAGAAGAAAAGAAACCTTCAATTGAAGTCCTTCCTGATGAATGTCTTTACGAAATCTTTAGACGGTTACCTAATGGTCAAGCCCGAAGTGCATCGGCTTGTGTCTCTAACCGTTGGCTCACAATTTTAAGTACCATTAGGAACTCAGAGATCGAAAATGGTTCATCATCAGATGACGTCGAGATGATGTCATCACAAGAAAATGATGGGTTTCTTACTAGAAGTTTAGAAGGAAAAAAAGCAACCGATAATCGACTTGCAGCGATTGCAGTCGGGACGTCTGCCCGTGGTGGTTTGGGCAAACTTTCGGTCAGGGGAAGTAATAAAGTTACCAAATTAGGGTTTACATCGATTGCTCGTGGGTGCGCTTCGTTAAAGTCTCTATCTTTATGGAATGTACCTTTAATCGGGGATGAATCTTTAATCGAGATCGCTAAAGAATGCCATTTGTTAGAAAAACTCGATCTTTCTCATTGCCCGTTAATTACCTACAAGGGGATATCCGCAATTGCAGAAAACTGCCCGAATTTGTCTTCTTTAACAATCGAGTTTTGTAAAAACATCGGTAACGAGAGTCTTCAAGCTGTTGCCCGAGGCTGTCCGAGATTAGAATCGATCACCATCAAAGACTGCCCGAGTGTCGGGGACCAAGGAGTTGCAACACTCTTATCTGCACCTTCTTCGGGTTTAAAGAAAGTTAAGCTTCAATCTTTAAACATAACCGACTTCTCACTTGCAGTAATCGGGCATTACGGGAAGTCAATTACCAATCTTACCCTTATTGGTCTTCAAACCGCAACTCAGAAAGGGTTCTGGGCTATGGGTAACGCAAAAGGTCTTCAGTCGTTGACGTCCTTAAACATCGTTGCCTGTTACGGGGTTACTGATCTGAGCCTCGAAGCGATCGCAAACGGGTGCTGTTTGCTGAAACATATGTGGATAAAAAAGTGTTGCTTTGTATCTGATAAAGGATTGTTGTCTTTCATTAAAGCTGCTGAATCTCTTGAATGTATGCAATTAGAAGAATGCAACCGAATAAGTCAACACGGGATTTTAGGAGCTCTAAAGTCAAAGTTGAAGTCGTTAACGATAGTCAAATGTATGGGAATCAAAGATTTAGCTCAAGAAACACCCGTCGATTTGACCCATTTTGGATCTCTTCGATCTTTGACCGTCAAAGATTGTACCGGGTTTGGAAACATGAGTTTATCGATTGTTGGGTCGTTATGCCCTCAATTACAAAATCTTGAACTAAGTGGGCTTTATGGAATAACTGATTCTGATCTATTCCCGCTTTTTGAAAACTGCAACGTTGGACTTGTAAAAGTCAACTTAAGCAACTGCGTAAACTTAACTGACAAGATAGTGGTGGATCTTGCAAGGATTCATGGCGGAACCCTAAAAAGTTTGAATCTTGAAGGTGGCAGGAAGATTACTGATGAAAGTTTAGTTGCAATTGCTGACAACTGCGCTTACCTCAGCGATCTTGATGTTTCAAAGTGTGACATCACTGATAGCGGACTATCTAGTTTGTCAGAAGGGATTCAAATCGGTTTCCAAGTTTTATCGGTATCAGGTTGCTCCAAAATTTCGAACAAATGTACGCCATTTTTAAAGAAACTTGGGCAGACGTTAGTCGGATTAAACATCCAACGATGCAATCTCATCAGCTCGAGTGCAGTAGATTCGCTAGTCGAGAATCTTTGGAGGTGCGATATCCTTTATTAA